Proteins encoded by one window of Carassius auratus strain Wakin chromosome 8, ASM336829v1, whole genome shotgun sequence:
- the LOC113107712 gene encoding ATP synthase F(0) complex subunit B1, mitochondrial-like — protein MLSRLVLVSGHTLKNSGSFGACLVQASRSFHQSSQSLAPVPPLPEKGGKVRHGIFPEELFTLLYPKTGVTGPYMLGTGLLLYMLSKEIYVINHETFAAASIGAVVIYGIKKFGPSVAAFADKINEDKVAKAQEVKDQAMASLTQGIEDEKKEQWRVEGRHMLFDAKRNNVAMLLETNYRERLHMVTNEVKKRLDYQVELQNLHRRMEQEHMVNWVEQSVIKSITPLQEKESIAKCIADLKVLAKATQARATV, from the exons ATGTTGTCGAGACTGGTGCTCGTATCGG GTCATACCCTGAAAAACAGTGGGTCCTTTGGCGCTTG CCTGGTTCAGGCCTCTCGCTCCTTTCACCAGTCCTCCCAGAGTCTTGCACCAGTTCCCCCTCTGCCCGAGAAGGGAGGAAAGGTCCGACATGGCATCTTCCCAGAGGAGCTTTTCACACTGCTGTATCCAAAAACCGGTGTGACAG GGCCTTATATGCTGGGCACCGGTCTGCTCCTGTACATGCTGTCTAAGGAAATCTATGTAATCAATCACGAGACATTTGCTGCCGCATCAATCGGTGCAGTCGTCATTTATGGCATCAAGAAGTTTGGGCCCAGTGTGGCCGCCTTCGCCGATAAAATCAATGAG GATAAAGTGGCAAAGGCTCAGGAAGTGAAGGATCAGGCCATGGCTAGCCTAACTCAAGGCATTGAGGATGAGAAGAAGGAGCAGTGGAGAGTGGAAGGAAGACACATGCTCTTTGATGCCAAGAGG AACAATGTGGCTATGCTGCTGGAGACCAATTACAGGGAGCGGCTCCACATGGTGACCAATGAGGTGAAGAAGAGGCTGGACTACCAGGTGGAGCTTCAGAACCTGCACCGCCGCATGGAGCAGGAGCACATGGTGAACTGGGTAGAGCAGAGCGTCATCAAGAGCATCACCCCACTGCAG gaaaaggaaagcATCGCCAAGTGCATTGCAGATCTGAAGGTCCTGGCCAAGGCCACTCAGGCTCGGGCTACAGTATAG
- the LOC113107709 gene encoding epidermal growth factor receptor kinase substrate 8-like protein 3 yields the protein MSRPSAKSIYMQRKEYAESITRQQDNFQYRVEHLFTCVLDGREVSSIDDCVNRLKNMDSKGKVWGQDMNMQIQANQLQLCDLETKEVLESVHLSSIRATKAVLDSCVYDSLLIISVQDPGQRAPQAFLFQCEEIGAQEVANDLEKVIQQGGDATPPLKEPQMDIRSHLESIIGQGYPGSMKRPGLMQPNPPPPEFPPPQYNNYEEYDRRPSPTMPFPRDEVPNRPMQSEQEQAPPSLHDVERDSEIFNHVAADIEIFVYKVGSALPKEDGSKKKKKKNAAKQMVASVPPVEEYISFLQKIKYGFNLLGKLDGHLKNPPASDFVHSLFSSLAFTVSPYPPNIPPTVLSPLLTEKALHLLGRSVTPKEDVMWSSLGDAWSIPRSKWPNGDQIPPYYPEFYDGWQPLPPGPSLSPPASRPLSRSNSERVPPGNAMQRPPEQNNRPWNAPPMRSSEPPIYMRVIYDFMARNSQELSVMKSDMVQVTDRSGQWWKVKNSRNEEGYVPQNVLEPADGQRPTQNMSGPPSLDMRSRPEDVKAWLQYKGFSKMTVQTLGVFNGAMLLGMKQDDIRAICPEEGGRVFFQLQSVRSSVALAREAEYSQYGGR from the exons ATGTCTCGTCCTAGTGCCAAATCCATCTACA TGCAAAGGAAGGAGTATGCAGAATCAATCACCAGACAACAAGACAACTTTCAGTACAGAGTAGAG CACCTGTTCACCTGTGTGTTAGATGGCAGAGAGGTGAGCAGCATTGATGACTGTGTGAACCGACTGAAGAATATGGACAGTAAAGGGAAAGTGTGGGGTCAGGACATGAACATGCAGATCCAGGCCAaccagctacagctgtgtgactTAGAGACCAAG GAGGTTTTGGAGTCGGTGCACTTGAGTAGCATCAGAGCGACAAAAGCTGTTCTCGACAGTTGTGTGTATGACTCCCTTCTCATAATCTCAGTTCAGGATCCTGGCCAGAGAGCTCCACAGGCCTTCCTGTTCCAGTGTGAGGAGATTGGG GCTCAGGAGGTGGCAAATGATCTGGAAAAGGTAATACAGCAAGGAGGGGATGCCACACCACCGCTTAAAGAACCACAGATGGACATCAG GAGCCATCTGGAAAGCATCATTGGTCAGGGTTATCCAGGAAGTATGAAGAGACCAGGTCTCATGCAGCCAAACCCTCCTCCCCCAGAATTCCCACCTCCACAGTACAACAACTATGAAGAATATG ATAGACGGCCTTCACCCACTATGCCGTTTCCCAGAGATGAAGTGCCCAACAGGCCAATGCAGTCTGAGCAGGAGCAGGCTCCACCTTCATTACATGATGTGGAGAGAGATTCG GAGATTTTTAACCATGTAGCAGCCGACATTGAGATCTTTGTTTATAAAGTAGGCTCAGCTTTGCCAAAAGAAGATGGaagcaagaaaaagaaaaagaaaaatgctgcAAAACAAATGG ttgcAAGTGTCCCCCCTGTGGAGGAGTACATATCTTTTCTGCAGAAAATAAAGTATGGCTTCAACCTTCTG GGGAAACTGGATGGTCACCTAAAAAATCCTCCTGCTTCTGATTTTGTTCACAGTCTCTTTTCTTCCCTTGCTTTT ACGGTGAGTCCGTATCCTCCCAACATCCCTCCCACGGTGCTGAGTCCACTGCTCACAGAAAAAGCCCTGCACCTCCTGGGAAGATCTGTCACACCAAAGGAGGACGTAATGTGGAGCAGTTTGGGTGATGCGTGGAGCATCCCAAG ATCTAAATGGCCAAACGGGGATCAGATCCCTCCATATTATCCCGAATTTTACGATGGTTGGCAGCCTCTTCCACCCGGCCCTTCCCTGTCCCCTCCCGCCAGCAGGCCGCTGTCCCGCAGCAACAGTGAGCGCGTCCCACCCGGGAATGCCATGCAGAGGCCACCTGAACAG AACAACAGACCCTGGAACGCCCCACCCATGCG GTCATCTGAGCCGCCAATCTACATGAGGGTAATCTATGACTTTATGGCAAGAAACAGTCAGGAACTGAGTGTGATGAAGAGTGACATGGTGCAG GTAACCGACAGGTCTGGCCAATGGTGGAAAGTGAAAAACAGTCGTAATGAGGAGGGCTATGTGCCTCAGAATGTTCTAGAGCCTGCTGATGGACAAAGACCGACA CAAAATATGAGTGGACCTCCATCTCTAGATATGAGATCTAGACCTGAGGACGTCAAAGCCTGGTTACAGTACAAAGGCTTTTCTAAAAT GACAGTCCAGACTCTTGGGGTGTTTAATGGAGCAATGTTGCTGGGAATGAAACAGGATGATATCAGAGCAATATGTCCTGAGGAAGGAGGTCGAGTATTCTTCCAGCTGCAGAGCGTCCGATCGAGTGTTGCA CTGGCCAGAGAGGCTGAGTACAGCCAGTATGGTGGTCGCTGA
- the LOC113107711 gene encoding glutathione S-transferase Mu 3 codes for MDFRNGFAQLCYGDFDKNKPCYNEKLPGTLKQFSDFLGNRKWFAGDKITFVDFIMYELLDLHRMFHPECLDDYRNLRSFLDHFESLEKIAEYMKSGKFIKTPVNNKMAKWGK; via the exons ATGGATTTCCGCAATGGTTTTGCCCAGCTCTGCTATGGAGACTTT gaCAAAAACAAACCATGTTACAATGAGAAATTGCCAGGAACTCTAAAGCAGTTTTCTGACTTCCTTGGTAACAGGAAGTGGTTTGCTGGGGACAAG ATCACATTTGTGGACTTCATCATGTATGAGCTGTTGGATTTGCATCGTATGTTTCACCCGGAGTGCCTGGACGATTACAGAAACCTGAGATCTTTCCTGGATCACTTTGAG AGCCTTGAGAAGATTGCAGAGTACATGAAGTCGGGCAAGTTCATAAAAACACCTGTGAACAACAAGATGGCCAAATGGGGAAAATGA
- the LOC113107710 gene encoding glutathione S-transferase Mu 3-like, protein MAMKLAYWDIRGLAQPIRLLLEYTGTKYEEKFYSCGDAPNYDKSCWFNEKEKLGMDFPNLPYLEDGDRKVVQSNAILRYIARKHNLCGETEEEQVRVDILENQAMDFRNGFVQLCYGDFDKNKSCYTDKLPGTLKQFSNFLGDRKWFAGDKITFVDFTMYELLDQHRMFDPACLDDYRNLRCFLERFESLEKIAEYMKSNRFMKTPVNNKMAKWGNKKE, encoded by the exons ATGGCAATGAAATTGGCATACTGGGATATTCGTGGG CTTGCTCAACCAATCCGTCTGCTGTTGGAGTACACTGGTACCAAGTATGAGGAGAAGTTCTATTCTTGTGGCGATG CTCCCAACTATGACAAAAGCTGCTGGTTTAATGAGAAAGAGAAACTTGGGATGGACTTTCCTAAT TTGCCCTACCTAGAGGATGGAGACAGGAAAGTAGTTCAAAGCAATGCCATATTGAGATACATCGCCCGCAAGCACAACCTCT GTGGGGAAACTGAAGAGGAGCAGGTGAGAGTTGACATCTTGGAAAACCAGGCGATGGACTTCCGCAATGGTTTTGTCCAGCTCTGCTATGGAGACTTT GACAAAAACAAATCATGCTACACTGACAAACTGCCAGGAACTCTAAAGCAGTTCTCCAACTTCCTGGGTGACAGGAAGTGGTTTGCTGGGGACAAG ATCACATTTGTGGACTTCACCATGTATGAGTTGTTGGATCAGCATCGTATGTTTGACCCAGCGTGCCTGGATGATTACAGAAACCTTAGATGCTTTCTTGAACGCTTTGAG AGTCTTGAGAAGATTGCGGAATACATGAAGTCAAACAGGTTCATGAAAACACCAGTGAACAACAAGATGGCCAAATGGGGAAACAAGAAGGAGTGA